From candidate division WOR-3 bacterium:
AATGAAGTAGTGAAAGTGTACGAATTACCTAATGACGCTTATTTAGTAGTTGAAGATAAACAGAAAGTTAAACCTGGAGATATTCTAGCCCGGTTAGTGAGGGAGGTAATAAGGGCGAAAGATATCACTGGTGGATTACCTAAGGTTGCTGAATTATTTGAAGCAAAAAGAGTTAAAGATCCGGCGATAATAAGTGAAATTGATGGACGAGTGGAGGTATATCCACCTCAGATGGGAATGAGGATCGTAAAAGTGATAAGTGAAGACGGTAAAACAGAAAGAAGTTATAAAATTCCTTATGGTAAATATCTTTTGGTTAAAACCGGAGACGTGGTAAAAGCTGGAGATAAATTATGTGAAGGTGAAGTGGATCCACACGATGTATTAAAAGTAAAGGGTTGGATGGCAGTACAAGAGTTTTTAACCAATCGTATTCAAGAGGTTTATCGATTACAAAATGTTAAAATTAATGATAAACATATTTCGATAATTGTGCGTCAAATGTTAAAGAAGGTAAAAATTGAAGATGCTGGAGATAGTAGTTTTATGGAAGGACAAATTGTAGATGCTCAAAAAGTAGATATGGAGAATCAACGATTGGTTGGTGAGCATAAGAGGCCTGCTAAGTATACTAGAATTATTTTGGGGATTACTCGAGCCGCTTTATTAACCGATAGTTGGCTTTCGGCTGCTTCTTTTCAGGAAACTACTCGAGTAATTTCTGAAGCAGCAATTGAAGGAAGGGTTGATTATCTGCGGGGATTAAAAGAGAACGTAATTGTGGGTAGGTTAATTCCAGCGGGCACAGGATTTCGAGAATTTAAAAAAATTAAAGCAATTACCAAAATTGAAGAAATTAAGGAGGTGGGGTAAATGCCAACAATTAATCAATTAGTTAGAAAAGGGAGAAAAAAGGTAAAGAAGAAAAGTAAATCCCCGGCTTTGATGGGTTGTCCGCAAAAGAGAGGAGTTTGTATCAGGGTTTATACTACTACTCCTAAGAAGCCTAATTCGGCATTAAGAAAAGTTTGTAAAGTTCGATTGAGTAATGGTCATGAGGTAATTGCTTATATTCCCGGCGAGGGTCATAATTTACAAGAACATTCCATAGTGTTAATTCGTGGTGGAAGAGTGAAAGATCTGCCGGGAGTGAAATATCACGTAATAAGAGGAGTTTATGACTGCGCGGGAGTGGAGGGACGACGGCAAAGTCGTTCTCTCTATGGTGTTAAAAAACCAAAAGAAAGCAAAAAGTGAGGTGAAAAATGGCGCGAAGAAAAAGAGCAGAAGTGAGAGAAATTCCTCCCGATCCAGTATATAATTCGGTTCTTGTCCAGAAGTTTATCAATAATTTAATGTGGGACGGTAAAAAAACGATTGCTCAGAAAATTTTTTACGGTGCATTAGATCTTATCAGGAAAAAAACCGGAGAAGATGGTTACACTGTTTTCTTAAAAGCAATTAATAATGTCAAACCCGTCTTGGAAGTGAGACCGAGAAGAGTAGGAGGTGCTACTTATCAAATTCCAGTAGAAGTTTCGCCACGAAGAAGAGAATCCTTAGCAATTAAGTGGATTATTCGTGCTGCTCGGGAAAGAAGTGAATATCGAATGGTCGAAAGATTGGCAAACGAGTTAATCGATGCTTCTAAAGGTACCGGTCAAGCAATTAAGACCAAAGAAACGACACACAAAATGGCTGAAGCTAACCGAGCTTTTGCTCATTTTCGCTGGTAATTATTGCTAAAACCTTACTCTTAAACTTTTATCTCGACCATCAAAAAGAGAAGATAATCCCTTATATTGATTTAATAAAAGATTTTAGCGACTACCAAGTTCTTGGTGAGAAAGAGTTAAGTTTAAAGAATATAAAAAATTTTGATGCTATTATTCTTTCTGGTTCTCCTAAAATGATTTCGCAAAATGAGTTTAATCAAAGCATTTTAGAAATATTGAGAGAAATAGAAATTCCTATTTTGGGAATTTGTTACGGTCATCAACTTTTGGCAAAAGCCTTTGGTGGCGAAATTGGAAAATATTTAGAATTCATTGAAAGAAATGAAGAAATATTTCTTTTGAATAAAGAGGATATATTTTATAATTTGGAAGATAAAATTGTTGCTAAAAAGTCGCATCAAGAGTATGTAATAAAATCTTCTTTAACAAAAACAGAATTAGAAATCACCGCTTTTTCTAAGAACTGTGAAGTTGAAGCAATAAGACACAGAAAAAGAAAAATCTTCGGGGTCCAATTTCATATTGAACGTTCAGGAGAAGTGGGCTATAGAATAATCAAAAATTTCTATGAAAAGATAGTTAAATATTGACAATTTATAAAAATTTTGTTATAATTTATTATGAAAAGAATAATTTTAACTCTAATTTGTTTTTTTGTTATTAGTTGTTTACTATTTAATTTCCAAAATTATCAAAAATTAAATTTTTATAATAAAAAATTTTTAGAGGATAATAGCAATTTCAATAAAGAAATTTTTTTATTGAAGGAAATTGCTATTAATTTAGAAAAATTTCGCCTTTTTTTTGAACCAATTTATTTGGAAGAAATAAAAAGATTAGTAAAGGAAAGTGAAATTCTAAAAAAGGATAACAGTATAATTGACTCATTTATTAATCACTTAGCCTATTTAACTACTTCCTCCAGAAAAAATGATCTTACCGTATTTACTAATTTTCGACAATGGTTAAAAGAGAAAGAAAAAATCTTGAAAGAGGAACTAACCAGGTTGATAATCCAGTTTCAAAATTTTCAAAATAAAAAAATTAGGGAAAGTTATTTTGTTAATATAATAACAATTATCGGATTGGGTTTGTTAGTAGTTTTGGCAAATTTCTTTTTGCCTTCGAAAAGGAAAAATGTCGTTTCTAACAATTATCTTTCGCTACTGGAGATTTTAAAACTCGTTAAAGAAAAAACTGATCAATATTTAGAAAAAATAAATAATTGGGAAAATCGAATAAAAGAATTTCAAAAACCTTTAATCGATACAAAAAATAATGAAGAGGCTTTATCTAATTATAAAAAAATTTTTACTTATTATCTCCTCAATCTTCAATTAGGATTGTTAAGTAACGATCCTTTTTTAGTAAACAAATATTTCACCAATTTTAAAGAAACCGGTGAAAAAATTGCTCAACTGCTTTCACCAAATGATAGAGAAAAATTAATTAATTTTCTGAAAGCAAGCGAAGAGGAATTTAGTCTTTTTAGAGAAGAATTGCTCAATTTAAAAAAAATAATCGGTGAAATTAAAAATTACGAAATAAAAAAATAATGATTGGAAAGAGTGCTTATTTAATTTGTGAACTGGGAAAAGAAAAAATTGCTTTACCAATTTGGGGTATAAAAGAAATATTATGGGATATAAAGGTTTATCCTTTGCCGGAAGTTTCCGCGTATATCGTTGGTATTCTTGCTGAAGAAAAAAAATTAGCGGTAGTAATAGATTTAGCGAAATTCTTTAATATTAAAGAAGAAAATAGAGGTGTTTTTTTAAAATTTAAAATGGACGATAAGTTGGTGTTTATTGCCGTTAAGGATGTTGAAGAAATTTTAGAGGTAAAAGAAGAGGAAATTTATCCTTGTCCTCCTTTGTTTTCTTCAACTGTTCCTAATTATTATATTACTGGTTTAATAAAAAAAGAAGAAATTTTTATCCCCATTATTGAATTGACAAAAATTTTTGAACATCAGGAAATAAAACCCTTTATTTCTATTGGTAAGTAATGTAATTAAGCAGAACTACTTCTAGTAAAAATTCAACAATCTGTTAGTTTATAAATAATTTTAGAAAATTAATCACTTTATTATTCTCTTAAAGATAAAATATTTCTTTTAGGACTCTATGAGTGGTTTATTGAAAATGTGTAAAAAATAGTTAATTAAAATTAAACAATTTGTTGAAAGGGTATCAATTTTGTTCCTTTACTTTTGAATTAATTTAGCCTATAACTATTAATGATTTTAAAAATATAATATAATAACGATAAAAAATACCTTCCATTTTTTAATTAAATGCCAATAAATTAATTTAAGCACCGAAGCAGAAAAAACAGGGTAGGAGAATGCTATAGGGTAGGCTTCCAAAAGTTAGAAGCAACGATGTCAAAAGGACTGAAAAAAACAAACCTTTAAAGGAGACAAAAGGTTAATTCTGCAAA
This genomic window contains:
- the rpsL gene encoding 30S ribosomal protein S12 → MPTINQLVRKGRKKVKKKSKSPALMGCPQKRGVCIRVYTTTPKKPNSALRKVCKVRLSNGHEVIAYIPGEGHNLQEHSIVLIRGGRVKDLPGVKYHVIRGVYDCAGVEGRRQSRSLYGVKKPKESKK
- the rpsG gene encoding 30S ribosomal protein S7, whose product is MARRKRAEVREIPPDPVYNSVLVQKFINNLMWDGKKTIAQKIFYGALDLIRKKTGEDGYTVFLKAINNVKPVLEVRPRRVGGATYQIPVEVSPRRRESLAIKWIIRAARERSEYRMVERLANELIDASKGTGQAIKTKETTHKMAEANRAFAHFRW
- a CDS encoding gamma-glutamyl-gamma-aminobutyrate hydrolase family protein (Members of this family of hydrolases with an active site Cys residue belong to MEROPS family C26.), which produces MKNFDAIILSGSPKMISQNEFNQSILEILREIEIPILGICYGHQLLAKAFGGEIGKYLEFIERNEEIFLLNKEDIFYNLEDKIVAKKSHQEYVIKSSLTKTELEITAFSKNCEVEAIRHRKRKIFGVQFHIERSGEVGYRIIKNFYEKIVKY
- a CDS encoding chemotaxis protein CheW is translated as MIGKSAYLICELGKEKIALPIWGIKEILWDIKVYPLPEVSAYIVGILAEEKKLAVVIDLAKFFNIKEENRGVFLKFKMDDKLVFIAVKDVEEILEVKEEEIYPCPPLFSSTVPNYYITGLIKKEEIFIPIIELTKIFEHQEIKPFISIGK